A region of the Candidatus Palauibacter scopulicola genome:
CCGCGTGAAGTCGTCAGACGTCAACCGCCCCGTCCGGATCCGGCTCGAATCCACCTTGGATTCCGCGCTGAGCATGCGCTGGACGAGCGACTCTCTCGACATTTCAAGCGAGAAGATCGCCACCGGGACGTCCTCGGCGATCGCCGTATGCTGCGCGATGTTGAGCGCGAGAGCCGTCTTGCCCATCGAGGGGCGTCCGGCGAGCACAACCAGGTCGGCGGGCTGGAACCCCGCCGTCATCCGGTCGAGATCGGTGAACCCGGAGGCGACGCCGGTGATCGTGCCGGGGTTGCGCACGAGTTCGTCGATCCGGTCCATCGTCGAGCGCAGCACTTCCTTGATACGGACGAAGGTCCCGCGCTGCTCGGCCTGCGAGATCTCGAAGATCCTCTGCTCGGCGCGATCGAGCGTCTCGTCGACCTCGCCGGATCCCGTTTCGTACGCGTCCTGGATGATCTCCGTAGCGCTGGAGATGAGCCGCCGGAGCACGGTCTTGTCGCGCAGGATTCGGCAGTGGTGGCCGACATTGGCGGCGGTGGGCACCGCGTCCACGAGTTTCGCGAGGTACGCCATCCCGCCGACGGCGTCGAGTTCCGCGGCCGTCTGCAGTTCGTCGGCGAGCGTGACCGCATCGATCACGTCGCCGCGCCCGTACAAGCGCACCATCGCGCGGAAGATCCGGCGGTTGCCCTCCCGGTGGAAGGCGGAATCGTCGACCTGTTCGAGGGCCGCGGCCACGGCATCGCCGTCGATGAGCATCGCCCCGAGGACCGAGATCTCGGCCTCCTCGGACCAGGGCGTGCGCCGGGCCTCGATCGCGTCGCTGGGGAGACTGATCGCCGTGTCAACCAAGGCGGGCCTCGCGATCCTCGACGCCGTCGAGCATGCGGCGCACCATCTGCAGGTCCTCCCACGTCGGCCGGACCCAGCCCGGGTTGCGGAGCAGCGCCGCCGGGTGGTAGGTGGCGACGACGGGATACCCGGCATAGCGGTGCACCGACCCGCGGAGCCGGCCCAGCGCGGATTTCGTCTCGAGCAGCGTGCGCGCGGCGAAGGCGCCGAAGGCGATGATCACCTCGGGTTCGATGAGCGCCAGCTGTCTTACAAGATAGGGGGAGCAGGCCGCGACCTCTTCGGGGAGCGGGTCGCGGTTCCGGGGCGGCCGGGACTTCAGCACGTTGCAGATATAGACGGATTCTCGTGGGAGCCCGATCGACAGCAGCAGCCGGTCGAGCAGGCGGCCGGCGCGGCCGACGAAGGGACGGCCGGTCTCGTCCTCATGCTTCCCGGGCGCCTCCCCGACGCAGACGACGCGGGCGTTCGCCGCCCCCTCGC
Encoded here:
- the dnaB gene encoding replicative DNA helicase, with the translated sequence MVDTAISLPSDAIEARRTPWSEEAEISVLGAMLIDGDAVAAALEQVDDSAFHREGNRRIFRAMVRLYGRGDVIDAVTLADELQTAAELDAVGGMAYLAKLVDAVPTAANVGHHCRILRDKTVLRRLISSATEIIQDAYETGSGEVDETLDRAEQRIFEISQAEQRGTFVRIKEVLRSTMDRIDELVRNPGTITGVASGFTDLDRMTAGFQPADLVVLAGRPSMGKTALALNIAQHTAIAEDVPVAIFSLEMSRESLVQRMLSAESKVDSSRIRTGRLTSDDFTRLASGAGHLNTAPIWIDDTPAISPIELRAKVRRLHAEVGVGLVVLDYLQLMSGGARVENRQQEISAISRSLKAIAKEVGVPLLALSQLSRAPEQREGNRPRLSDLRESGAIEQDADVVLFIFREEMHRKPEEVEERGLAGKAELIVGKQRNGPTGTVELYFHKAFTAFESVSRRPEPD
- a CDS encoding uracil-DNA glycosylase, giving the protein MKPPDAEARTLARAFLEQTLSAEGNALMLEHATREEIVRGLTAARRRARSGIAAAADGDGAPAEAGTSPDPAVTGPMIGEAPDLASLAALVAACSRCTLHQSRKNPVFGEGAANARVVCVGEAPGKHEDETGRPFVGRAGRLLDRLLLSIGLPRESVYICNVLKSRPPRNRDPLPEEVAACSPYLVRQLALIEPEVIIAFGAFAARTLLETKSALGRLRGSVHRYAGYPVVATYHPAALLRNPGWVRPTWEDLQMVRRMLDGVEDREARLG